From the genome of Alkalimarinus coralli:
AACAGAGGTGATGAAACATTAAGTATTCTGCGCGCCTTTTTATCTGAAAGGAAACGGCTTCTTAATAGCCGGGGAGATAAGGGGTGGGAGTCATCATGGCGACATCACTCTTATCTAGACAGGGGTAGGTATAACGCACAGATTGAAAACCTAAAGCGTAGTTTAGCCACTGAAAATATCTTGATAATGACGAATCGTGAGCTTCGCCATCAGCAACAGCAAGCGCTAGCGCGTGTGTTTTCATTTCTAGGGGTTAATAGCATACAGGTGCCTGAGAAAGACGTTTTTGAAGGGCGATATAACACAGATAAATTGGCTGTTAAGATTGCTCGATGGTATGCATCATTTAAACTAAAGCATGAACGAAAGCTGTTCAGATCTTTTGAAATAAATCGCTAGGCTCTGCCACTATACGGTATTAAAACCTGTTAGTAGAGAGTTTTGCACGACGACTGCGCTTACAAATACAGCGTTAAAAAATGACTCAAAATGATGCGCTCTCCTGGGTCGGGCGGGACTTATAGGCCATAAACTGCGCTTTTTCGTCATGTTTTGCCTTGTCTTTGATTTGCTCATAACGTCGTGCAAAGCTCTCTAGTAGTGAATTCAAGTTGTATTTGGTAAAAGGACAAAAGAGTGTCAACAGAAAAAAGTACAAAGATTGACAGTACAAAAAATAGCGGTACAAAAAACAAAAAACAAGCTGTGTTAGTGCTGGGTATGCACCGATCTGGCACGAGCGCATTTAGTCGGGCGGTAAAAACATTAGGCTATAGTGTCGGTAATAATCTCATGCCGGCGAGTGAGGATAATCAAAAAGGTTACTGGGAAGATATGGGGATTGTAACCCTGAATGAAGCGCTTCTTTCTAAATGTCATGCCGCGTGGGATAGGCCTGGTGTGTTACGGGGCTCGGCGCTAATATCTGCCCAAATAGCTGGACACAAAGATGAGATTCGTGCGCTTATCTCTAAAAGCTTCCCCAAAAAAAATCGAATTGCCATTAAAGACCCCCGAATTTCACTACTTTCGCCTATTTGGCGTGAATGCTTAAAAGATGCCGGGTTTTCAACTAAAACGATTTTATGTTTACGCCACCCGCAAGCGGTTGCTAACTCACTCAATACCCGAGATCATTTTAGCGACTTAAAATCTTACCATTTGTGGTACCACTATAACTTGGCGCTATTAGAGCAAGCAGTCGATGATGTATTAGTGGTTAGTTATGAAAATTTACTCAAAAATCCTGAGTCTGAACTAAAGAGGATAGGGGCGTTTCTAGCGCTCGACCCAGATGAGTGGAGCGCTGAAACCAGTAAAGAAGTAAACGCTTACTGTAGGGAATTTATTGATAGTGATTTATGTCGTGCTGATGACGATATTAGCGAACGCTTTGCAAACGCACCGGCTTATCTTACTGCCTTCTATGAGGCGTTGAAAAAATATGATTCGGTTCCAAAACTTAAAGCCGAACAAATCAAGGCTGTTTTACACGCCTCGGCTAAATTTGAGGGTGATCGGCAGCTGCAAAATGAGCTTTATTTGCTTCATGACGAGCTGAACGAAAAAGGGGAGGCGATAAAACATTATTGTGATGAGTTGCAGGACGCAGAAGCGAAAATCTTCTCAGCGATAGATATTCGTAACCAGACCGCTGAAGCAAATGCCGGACTTAGAGAGGCTAACGATTCACTCAAGGCGCTGAATCTAAGTCTGCAAAATCAGCAAAAAGTTCTGCAATCAACTATTCATGAGAACCAGCAACAACATCAGGCTGATGCTCAACAACACCAAAAAGAGATCGATGAAAAAGTGGCTGAACTCGGCCGTTTAACTCAAACCATTGCTGATCAGCAACAGACTAATCAGGCGCTACAACAGCAGCTGAAGATATATCATGAATCAACTTCCTGGCGAGTCACCGAACCATTGAGGGCTTTGACTGTAAACGCAAGAAATATAAAACTGGCTGTACGGAGTGCCTTCAGCTTTGTTAGGTATTATGGTTTGGCTCAGCTCTTTGCTAATGTCATGAGAATTTGGCGTCAGGAAGGGGTTCTGGGTATAAAGTACAGGCTTAAGTTCGGCCCGGCACAAACCCGTTCATCGTCGGTGCCTGTCGTGGCCGCTTCTGCAACGGGCTTCGGCACTTTTCAACCTGCTTTTACCGGATCTGCCGCCATTGTAAAGTCAGATGAAGGCTATTCATTGGCGACTTCTTCGGCTGGGTATACCTATATCCCTCCCAGAAAACCAGCCAATATGATGGAAATAATTGGCGATAAATCAGCCGCACCGTTGTTTTCAATCGTGGTACCGCTTTACAATACGCCATTAGATTTATTAGAAAAAATGATAGGGTCAGTAGAGTCCCAGTGGTATCCGCATTGGCAGTTAATTTTAGCAGACGATGCCAGTCCTTCAGCTAGTGTTAAAGATTACTTAAAAAATATCACCCACCCATCAATAGAACTACTGTATCTTGAAGAAAATCAGGGGATTGCCGGTGCAACTAACGCTGCTATAGATCAGGCGCGTGGTGATTATATAGTGTTACTTGATCATGATGATGAACTGACGGATGACTGCTTATTTGAGTTAGCGAAGTGTATAAAACGAGATAATCCTGATTTTATTTACAGCGATGAAGATAAAATAGACCCTGATGGGAGTTTTACTCAACCGCACTTTAAACCAGGTTGGTCACCCGATACGATGATGAGCACAATGTATACTTGCCATGTGGCATGCATACGCAAAAGCTTATTAAATGAAGTTGGGGGATTACGTTCGCAATATGATGGTTGTCAAGACTGGGATTTAGTATTACGCATTACCGAAGCGACGAACCGAATAAGTCATATTCCCAAGGTTTTGTATCATTGGAGAATAATTCCTGCCTCAATAGCAGCTGATCTTTCGGCTAAGCCTTATGCATTAGAAGCTTCAAAGAACGTTCGGCTTGATGCGTTGAAACGCCGAGGGCTTATTGGAGAGTTGGAAGCCGTCTCTCAGGTTGATGGTTATTTTAATGTGGTTTATGACCTTCAAAACGAACCGCTTATCTCCATCATTATTCCAACAAGAGATAATGTGAAGGTATTGCGCCGTTGTATTGAATCCATATTTAAGAAAAGTAGTTATCGAAGCTTCGAAATTATCATTCTTGATAACGGTTCTATTGAAAAAGAATGTTTAGACTACTTTGAAGAAGTAAGTCAACAAGAAGATGTGTCGGTTATAAGGCATGATGCTCCGTTTAATTTTTCTGAACTTAATAATATTGGTGCACAAGAGGCAAAGGGAGAGTTACTTCTTTTCTTAAATGATGACACAGAAGTTATTAGTGCAGACTGGCTGGAACGAATGGGAGGATATGCTCAGCTTTCGCATATTGGTGCTGTTGGTGCAAAATTACTTTACCCTGAGGGCAATAAAATACAGCATGCTGGAGTGCTAAATTTACAAGACGGGCCAGGGCACGCTTTTATAAGGCAAGATTGCGATACACCGGGATATTATATGCGGAATTTACTGGAATATAATTGGTTAGCGGTAACAGGCGCTTGTTTAATGATGGAAGCAAAGAAGTTTCATTCCGTTGGCACCTTTAATGAAGCATTCCCCGTTGCCTATAATGATGTTGACCTTTGTATGCGTCTATGTGATCAAGGTTTATTTAATGTTGTCTGTCAGTCTGTGCGTTTGACCCATTATGAGTCTGTAAGCAGAGGAATAGATAATATAGATCCTGAAAAAGTTGCCAGGCTTAAACGAGAGCTGCAGGCTTTAAATGAGGCTCATCCTCAGTATTTCCAATATGATCCATTTTATAGTGTCAATTTACACCCTAATGGCATTAATTTTGAGGTGCCACAATGAATAATTCAGACATAAACTCAATTGCAAAACGTTCTCCGTGCTTAATAGATTTAGAGCGAAAGATTGAGAATGTTGAAGTGGTATCGTTTGATTTTTTCGATACTCTATTTATCAGGCCGCTTTGTAACCCTGAAGATGCGTTTGATATTTTAGGTAATGTATTAGGTATAGATAACTTTCGAGTATTGCGGAAAAAAGCTCAGGTCGATGCTTTCGCAGAGATGCAGTGTGCAGGCCTTAAAGAAATCACATTAAAGGGCATCTATAGTTGCTTTCCTGCATGTGCTTATAGCCAGGAAGATCTGGCGCTTGCCGAATATCAGTTAGAGCAAGCATTGGTGCACCCTAACCCCGAAATGATCCATTTATACCGGCACGCCATCACCAAAGGAAAAACCGTTGTCATTACGTCAGATATGTATTTATCAGGTGATTTTTTTGTCGAATCGTTAGCTAAGCATAACATTGAGAATGTTCCGTTATACATATCATCTGACCTTAATGCGACCAAAAGAGATTCCGGAGAGCTTTTTAAAGTATTGGCTAAAGACCTGGATGTAGCGCCCGCGAATATACTACATATTGGCGATAATGAACTCGCGGATGTTAAGCAGGCAGCCTCAAAGGGCTTACGGACATTCTTTTATCGTCGTGAAAGAGTACCTCAAAAGCTTGACCGGTACGCGGTATCGGCATCGTTAGCGCGGGGCCTAATCAATTTATATGCTGATAAAATACCTGAAAAATCCTGCTTGGAGGCGGGGTTTTATTATGGGGGACCTGCCTCGGTTGGTTTTTTGAAGTGGATTGAACAACAGTCTACCCGAGACCAAATTGATTATGTTCTGTTTTTATCGAGAGATGGCTATTTACTCAGTAAACTAACAGAATGTCATCAATGCAACCTGACGGCTAAGTCTGATTATTTCCTGGGGTCTAGAACGGCGTTTATGCTAGCGGCTATTAATGAACATAATTTTGTTAGTTTTATGCCTTACTTTCTATCAGGTGCTGAAGGGCTTTCTCCTTTTGAGTTACTAGAACGGATTGGGGTGCCTGCGCCAGACAGTGAGGTGATGCGAACGTTAGGTTTAGCTGACTCACAATTGATTGACTTGCAGGACACAGCGTCTTTGCAGCAATTTTTGTATGCATACCGTTGGCAAATCCTGAAGGTTTGCAGAAGAAATCGACAAGGATTATTGGGTAGTCTAACCCAGCTCGGCATAAAGTCGGGGCATAACCTGGCATTAGTGGATGTCGGTTGGAGTGGGTCTACTCAAGAAGCGTTTGAGCTTGCGGTAGATAGCATGATGGATGTTAATGTGCACGGTTATTATTTTTGCTTAGCGGACACCGCTGAAAAACGCCAACGGGAGAGTAAGCAAAAAATGTCGGCATTGTTCTCAACAAAAACAGAGCCCCGGGATGTCATTGATAACATTTATAGGAATAGAGTTGCCATTGAAACATTTTTCTCAGCTCCTCACGATACTGTTATTGGCTTGGAGTGGCATAACGGCCGCACAGTGGCGTTAGAAGATGCAGGAAGAGGGAACACAGAAGGGACATCTGATAAGATATCAGACATTACCCGTGGAGGAGAAATATTCGCTAACGCGTATTTTGAACTAATCTCTAACATCAACATGAATGACGATGCTAAAGACTTGGCATGGCCTGTTATAGATTTTTGCACACGGCAGGATTTGCACAACTGGACAGTGTTTTCTGAGATTAATAATTTTGATACCTGGGCAAGTACGGGTAATAAAAATACAGCTCCCTTAGATTATACCCAATCACCCTGAAGTGGGGGCATTGAGTGTACTCGTTATAGTTGGCCTAAACGGTAATGGAAACTAGTGGCAAGTGAGAAAGAAAAACATGTGAATGATGCGCCGGCAGCAGTGCATGATCACATTAAACAATGTGTTACGGCTGTTATTGTTACTTATATGCCAAACCTGGAATCGTTAAGCTCGTTGCTTAAAACGCTTTCCGGCCAATGCGAGCGCATGATTTTGGTCGATAATGCTTCTAATCAGAATGATCAGCTGTCAGATTTGGCTAAAGCTTATTCTTGTACTACTATACTTTTGCATGAAAATATAGGCATAGCTGCGGCTCATAATATGGGTATCATTGAAGCCATTAGTCTCCGCAGCAGTCATGTTTTACTAATGGACCAAGACAGCGAACCTGCGCCCGATATGGTTTATCAGTTGCTAAAAGCCGAAGAAGAAATTAAAACGTTTGGCCATAAGGTTGCAGCTATCGGACCTGAGCACAGAGATGCACGTACAAACAAACCTTCCCCTTTTATTTCATCTAAAAACATTAGTGTGGGCAAAGTTTCTTCACCTGATGCTAATGCACGATGGTGTAAGGCTGATTTTATTATTTCATCGGGGTCATTAATAGACATTAACGTTTTTAATGATATTGGAATGATGGAAGAGCCGCTGTTTATCGATTGTGTCGATATTGAGTGGGGGTTTCGTGCCGCATCAAAAGGTTATCAGTGTTTTGGGGCTTTTGATGCAAAAATGATACATGCCATAGGTGATAAACCTCTCTTATTGTTTGGGGGGGCTAGGCAAATAACGATGCATAGTCCGCTAAGGCACTACTATTTTTACAGGAACTTAATGGTATTGTGTAAGCGGGGCTATCTTCCAGGTTCGTGGAAAGCTCATGTATTGTTTAAGTCCATCCTGCAGCTCATTATATTTTCAACACTCACAAAGCAGCGGAAAGAACACTTTTTGATGATAGTTAAGGGAGTGTATCACGGCTTAACAAATAGGCTGGGTAAATTATGAGGCGAGCACGGCATAGAACGTTTAAGATGTCTATTTAGAGAGTGAGTCAGTTAAATTTAGAGCTGTTTTTGCTTTGATTTCCGTTCGTTTTTTAATAAAAAGTCATAGGCTTCTTTATAGCAGTCAATAACAAAGTCTATAGTGAACTTCTCTTCAATTGACTGTCTAGCCCGATGGCCATGTAACAATCTTAAATCCCGATCCTGGTAGACTTGAAGAGCAGACGCAAGCTGTTCTATATTTCTGGGGGCCACAAGCTGACCATTATAATTGTGTTTTATTAAGCTATTACAGCCCGGGTTGTCTGTTGTTACTATTGCGCGCCCGGCAGAAGCTGCCTCCAGAAGAATTCTTGGTAACCCTTCTGCATAACGGGTTGGTAGTGCGACAATGTTGACCTCCTTTAACAAGCCAGGAATATCTTCAACTTGCCCCAGCCAATTAATCTTCCCTGCTTGTTGCCAGTAGGAAATTTGTGACTGTGGGATACTTTCAGGGGACTCTGCGTCGATAATACCAGCAACATCAAGTTGAAAAATTTTTCTTTTTTGGTTGAGCAGGTCAATTGCCTTTATTAAATCTTCTAACCCCTTGCCATAAATTAGTCGTGCGGCAAATAAAACCCTTATTT
Proteins encoded in this window:
- a CDS encoding sulfotransferase domain-containing protein; this translates as MSDPIMDDVSNQNPQMNLAIVGGQKCGTTALANFIAQHPDIFVVNGKEGHIFDAPDIDSLSLADIQARYKLIMGGYKGERWVCDATPIYAYWQDIPARLVAYNPNIKVIFLTRDPVDRAVSHYFMEKNRGDETLSILRAFLSERKRLLNSRGDKGWESSWRHHSYLDRGRYNAQIENLKRSLATENILIMTNRELRHQQQQALARVFSFLGVNSIQVPEKDVFEGRYNTDKLAVKIARWYASFKLKHERKLFRSFEINR
- a CDS encoding glycosyltransferase, with the protein product MSTEKSTKIDSTKNSGTKNKKQAVLVLGMHRSGTSAFSRAVKTLGYSVGNNLMPASEDNQKGYWEDMGIVTLNEALLSKCHAAWDRPGVLRGSALISAQIAGHKDEIRALISKSFPKKNRIAIKDPRISLLSPIWRECLKDAGFSTKTILCLRHPQAVANSLNTRDHFSDLKSYHLWYHYNLALLEQAVDDVLVVSYENLLKNPESELKRIGAFLALDPDEWSAETSKEVNAYCREFIDSDLCRADDDISERFANAPAYLTAFYEALKKYDSVPKLKAEQIKAVLHASAKFEGDRQLQNELYLLHDELNEKGEAIKHYCDELQDAEAKIFSAIDIRNQTAEANAGLREANDSLKALNLSLQNQQKVLQSTIHENQQQHQADAQQHQKEIDEKVAELGRLTQTIADQQQTNQALQQQLKIYHESTSWRVTEPLRALTVNARNIKLAVRSAFSFVRYYGLAQLFANVMRIWRQEGVLGIKYRLKFGPAQTRSSSVPVVAASATGFGTFQPAFTGSAAIVKSDEGYSLATSSAGYTYIPPRKPANMMEIIGDKSAAPLFSIVVPLYNTPLDLLEKMIGSVESQWYPHWQLILADDASPSASVKDYLKNITHPSIELLYLEENQGIAGATNAAIDQARGDYIVLLDHDDELTDDCLFELAKCIKRDNPDFIYSDEDKIDPDGSFTQPHFKPGWSPDTMMSTMYTCHVACIRKSLLNEVGGLRSQYDGCQDWDLVLRITEATNRISHIPKVLYHWRIIPASIAADLSAKPYALEASKNVRLDALKRRGLIGELEAVSQVDGYFNVVYDLQNEPLISIIIPTRDNVKVLRRCIESIFKKSSYRSFEIIILDNGSIEKECLDYFEEVSQQEDVSVIRHDAPFNFSELNNIGAQEAKGELLLFLNDDTEVISADWLERMGGYAQLSHIGAVGAKLLYPEGNKIQHAGVLNLQDGPGHAFIRQDCDTPGYYMRNLLEYNWLAVTGACLMMEAKKFHSVGTFNEAFPVAYNDVDLCMRLCDQGLFNVVCQSVRLTHYESVSRGIDNIDPEKVARLKRELQALNEAHPQYFQYDPFYSVNLHPNGINFEVPQ
- a CDS encoding HAD family hydrolase: MNNSDINSIAKRSPCLIDLERKIENVEVVSFDFFDTLFIRPLCNPEDAFDILGNVLGIDNFRVLRKKAQVDAFAEMQCAGLKEITLKGIYSCFPACAYSQEDLALAEYQLEQALVHPNPEMIHLYRHAITKGKTVVITSDMYLSGDFFVESLAKHNIENVPLYISSDLNATKRDSGELFKVLAKDLDVAPANILHIGDNELADVKQAASKGLRTFFYRRERVPQKLDRYAVSASLARGLINLYADKIPEKSCLEAGFYYGGPASVGFLKWIEQQSTRDQIDYVLFLSRDGYLLSKLTECHQCNLTAKSDYFLGSRTAFMLAAINEHNFVSFMPYFLSGAEGLSPFELLERIGVPAPDSEVMRTLGLADSQLIDLQDTASLQQFLYAYRWQILKVCRRNRQGLLGSLTQLGIKSGHNLALVDVGWSGSTQEAFELAVDSMMDVNVHGYYFCLADTAEKRQRESKQKMSALFSTKTEPRDVIDNIYRNRVAIETFFSAPHDTVIGLEWHNGRTVALEDAGRGNTEGTSDKISDITRGGEIFANAYFELISNINMNDDAKDLAWPVIDFCTRQDLHNWTVFSEINNFDTWASTGNKNTAPLDYTQSP
- a CDS encoding glycosyltransferase family 2 protein yields the protein MASEKEKHVNDAPAAVHDHIKQCVTAVIVTYMPNLESLSSLLKTLSGQCERMILVDNASNQNDQLSDLAKAYSCTTILLHENIGIAAAHNMGIIEAISLRSSHVLLMDQDSEPAPDMVYQLLKAEEEIKTFGHKVAAIGPEHRDARTNKPSPFISSKNISVGKVSSPDANARWCKADFIISSGSLIDINVFNDIGMMEEPLFIDCVDIEWGFRAASKGYQCFGAFDAKMIHAIGDKPLLLFGGARQITMHSPLRHYYFYRNLMVLCKRGYLPGSWKAHVLFKSILQLIIFSTLTKQRKEHFLMIVKGVYHGLTNRLGKL
- a CDS encoding glycosyltransferase family 4 protein, which codes for MKNMLFAINVDWYFNLHWKDRIFSRMTKGLKTQVCYSKTEEYTVTNDDIETITYSLHRSSINPVSNLKTFLSCIKIVNNSQPSIIHSVTVKPNLFFGLIARSRKIPILITIPGLGSVFSTGSLKFSVYRKIILFLYKVIAKNNCYFVFENPSDKRLFTKLSICAPQNSALSPGAGIDLSKFKFNADIASPDNKIRVLFAARLIYGKGLEDLIKAIDLLNQKRKIFQLDVAGIIDAESPESIPQSQISYWQQAGKINWLGQVEDIPGLLKEVNIVALPTRYAEGLPRILLEAASAGRAIVTTDNPGCNSLIKHNYNGQLVAPRNIEQLASALQVYQDRDLRLLHGHRARQSIEEKFTIDFVIDCYKEAYDFLLKNERKSKQKQL